One Palaemon carinicauda isolate YSFRI2023 chromosome 4, ASM3689809v2, whole genome shotgun sequence DNA segment encodes these proteins:
- the LOC137639274 gene encoding protein FAM200A-like: MDANHTDLLFHTQVRWLSKGNMLAQVFELREEIKLFLSYSNKVDLLSAFNREVFVTQMAYLADVFETLNEQNKKLQGLRSNVIVDTDTINAFMAKLQLWGKQMKKRNTAFFQRLTDILSEKDIKDPLKEEIITHLDHFGDEFKRYFPGINTEDISKRLTRNPFTCQMDDVPGDMQSEFLELKHDSSAKDEFRAQDREEFRVNMRGAYPQLSTNALKILILFSTTYLCESGFSTLLTIKPKAQNQLEVECDIRYALAKTSPDIDTLVHKKQH, translated from the coding sequence ATGGATGCTAACCACACTGATCTTTTATTTCATACACAAGTGCGATGGCTTTCAAAAGGGAACATGCTGGCGCAGGTCTTTGAACTGCGGGAAGAAATAAAGTTGTTTTTGAGTTACAGCAACAAAGTGGACCTGTTGTCTGCCTTCAACAGGGAAGTATTTGTAACACAAATGGCTTATCTTGCTGATGTTTTTGAAACTCTGAATGaacaaaataagaaattacagGGACTGAGGAGCAACGTGATTGTGGACACGGACACCATCAATGCTTTCATGGCCAAACTACAACTTTggggaaaacaaatgaaaaagagaaatacaGCATTTTTTCAGCGTTTGACTGACATACTTAGTGAGAAAGACATCAAGGACCCGCTGAAAGAGGAAATCATCACTCACCTTGATCATTTTGGGGACGAGTTCAAGCGATATTTCCCTGGTATCAACACTGAAGACATCTCAAAGAGGCTGACAAGGAACCCATTTACATGTCAGATGGATGATGTCCCTGGGGACATGCAAAGTGAGTTCTTGGAGCTCAAACATGACTCTTCAGCCAAGGACGAGTTTCGTGCACAAGATCGGGAAGAATTCAGGGTTAATATGCGTGGAGCATACCCCCAACTGAGCACCAATGCATTGAAAATCCTCATTCTGTTTTCCACAACCTACCTTTGTGAGTCAGGATTTTCTACCTTACTCACAATCAAGCCCAAAGCACAAAACCAACTGGAGGTGGAATGTGACATACGTTACGCACTTGCCAaaactagccctgatattgatactctggtgcacaagaagcagcatTAA
- the LOC137639275 gene encoding protein FAM200C-like, producing the protein MDESGTYQQTNISIVKDSYVIALQVAKAKKPHTTGESLLKPCTVYSVRLVLGEESSQKMKLISLSNNTIKNRDAKMSENIKENMVSKVMSSPFFSLQIDESTDVTNIAQLLAFCRYITDKGIEEKFLFCRQLEMTTKSVDVLAVVADFFEESGPSWNKLEGVFSDGGLICLVHDQDSLLL; encoded by the coding sequence ATGGATGAATCTGGGACGTATCAGCAAACCAACATCAGCATAGTGAAGGATTCATATGTGATTGCCCTTCAGGTGGCCAAGGCAAAGAAACCCCACACAACTGGTGAAAGCCTTTTGAAACCATGTACCGTTTACAGTGTGAGGCTTGTGTTAGGAGAGGAGTCATCACAGAAAATGAAACTAATCTCCTTGTCCAACAACACCATCAAGAACAGAGATGCCAAAATGtctgaaaatataaaggaaaatatggTGTCAAAGGTAATGTCATCaccctttttttctcttcaaatTGATGAGTCTACGGATGTCACTAACATTGCACAACTGCTTGCTTTTTGCCGCTACATAACTGACAAAGGAATCGAGGAGAAGTTTCTTTTTTGCCGGCAATTAGAGATGACAACAAAGTCAGTTGATGTATTGGCAGTAGTTGCAGATTTCTTTGAAGAGTCGGGACCGAGTTGGAACAAACTGGAAGGGGTTTTCTCAGATGGTGGCCTAATATGCTTGGTTCACGATCAGGATTCATTGCTCTTGTGA